Proteins encoded in a region of the Ancylobacter sp. SL191 genome:
- the gltA gene encoding citrate synthase → MDAINGTSAKTAKLTIGEESWDLPILGGTIGPDVIDIGKLYGQTGKFTYDPGFTSTASCESQITYIDGDEGVLLYRGYPIEQLAESGDFLETCYLLLYGELPTAAQKADFDYRVTRHTMVHEQMSRFFHGFRRDAHPMAVLVASVGAMSAFYHDSTDISDPQQRMIASIRMIAKMPTLAAMAYKYSIGQPFVYPKNELDYASNFLRMCFSVPCEEYKANPVLSRAIDRIFILHADHEQNASTSTVRLAGSSGANPFACIAAGIACLWGPAHGGANEAALKMLGEIGSVDRIPEYIKRAKDKNDPFRLMGFGHRVYKNYDPRAKIMQRTCHEVLGELGIKDDPLLDIAVELERIALQDEYFVERKLYPNIDFYSGITLRALGFPTSMFTVLFALARTVGWIGQWKEMIEDPGQRIGRPRQLYTGAAQRDYVPIARRK, encoded by the coding sequence ATGGACGCCATTAACGGCACTTCGGCGAAAACCGCCAAACTCACCATTGGCGAGGAAAGCTGGGATTTGCCCATCCTTGGCGGCACCATCGGGCCCGACGTCATCGACATCGGCAAGCTGTACGGCCAGACTGGCAAATTCACCTACGACCCCGGCTTCACCTCGACCGCCTCCTGCGAAAGCCAGATCACCTATATCGATGGCGACGAGGGCGTTCTGCTCTATCGCGGCTACCCGATCGAGCAGCTGGCCGAAAGCGGCGACTTCCTCGAGACCTGCTACCTGCTGCTGTATGGGGAGCTGCCGACCGCCGCCCAGAAGGCGGATTTCGACTACCGCGTCACGCGCCACACGATGGTGCATGAGCAGATGAGCCGCTTCTTCCACGGCTTCCGCCGCGACGCGCACCCGATGGCGGTGCTGGTGGCCTCGGTCGGCGCCATGTCTGCCTTCTACCACGACTCGACCGACATCTCCGATCCGCAGCAGCGGATGATCGCCTCGATCCGCATGATCGCGAAGATGCCGACGCTGGCCGCGATGGCCTATAAGTACTCGATCGGCCAGCCCTTCGTGTACCCGAAGAACGAGCTGGACTACGCCTCGAACTTCCTGCGCATGTGCTTCTCGGTACCCTGCGAGGAGTACAAGGCGAACCCGGTGCTCTCGCGCGCCATCGACCGCATCTTCATCCTGCATGCGGACCACGAGCAGAACGCCTCGACCTCCACCGTGCGCCTCGCCGGCTCCTCCGGCGCCAACCCCTTCGCCTGCATCGCCGCCGGCATCGCCTGTCTCTGGGGCCCCGCCCATGGCGGCGCTAACGAAGCCGCGCTCAAGATGCTCGGCGAGATCGGCTCGGTCGACCGCATCCCGGAATACATCAAGCGCGCCAAGGACAAGAACGACCCGTTCCGCCTGATGGGCTTCGGTCACCGCGTCTACAAGAACTACGACCCGCGCGCCAAGATCATGCAGCGCACCTGCCATGAGGTGCTCGGCGAGCTCGGTATCAAGGACGACCCGCTGCTCGACATTGCCGTGGAACTCGAGCGCATCGCGCTGCAGGACGAGTATTTCGTCGAGCGCAAGCTCTACCCGAACATCGACTTCTATTCGGGCATCACGCTGCGCGCGCTGGGCTTCCCGACCTCCATGTTCACTGTGCTGTTCGCCCTCGCCCGCACCGTGGGCTGGATCGGCCAGTGGAAGGAGATGATCGAGGATCCCGGCCAGCGCATCGGCCGCCCGCGCCAGCTCTACACCGGCGCCGCCCAGCGCGACTACGTGCCGATCGCCCGGCGCAAGTGA
- a CDS encoding ComEC/Rec2 family competence protein, translating into MPRGARGSLIHLPGITGRLMEALGAALALEVDERRFFLFLPVMFAAGIALYFGAPSEPWPYAGLIPAVALTVLTLLARERPLAFHLLALLATLAAGFATASLQVQRIAHPVLQRAVDGVEIAGFVEAAEQRARGSRITLALTRFEGRGEYNGETAPRRVRVTLTSRSPPDVGAHVALRASLAPPPGPAYPGGFDFGRLAWLEGIGATGFALGKVTVAPTTAEPPAGLAVSAWLAATRATIAERIRAALLPPGASAPMQGDAAIAVALVTGLRDGVPESIEESMRVAGLSHVLSISGLHMALVATGMFFLVRALLALSPALALRYPIKNWAAVPAALAATFYLVLSGGEVATQRAYLMTLIVLAGVALGRPALTLRTLAVAALLVLALTPWAVLDPGAQMSFAATLALVAAYARWGRQVAELPGARLGWLHRPAVYIAALVLTSLAAGLATAPFAAYHFQRLAPLSLIANLAAMPIASFIIMPAGLAGALLIPFGWDAPAWHVMGWGIGRMVDISRAVAAVPGADRGLPALPLASLVLFALALTAFCLLRSRLMLVAPVLALAGLALAPLRDRPDILVDREGRTVAVRQSDGRLALMGDRDRGLTGRFVVEQWLSAEGERARLEDPSLTQAARCDPLGCTLRLAGGEIVALSRHRASLEEDCRRVGLLITTEAPPHDCAAQVLRIDPRRQTSALALYRDEVGPEPAAMAGLTGLADAEDGITDDEDGGPRGGGGAPVEGPAETTAHILARSMVEQTQHPSPQSAAESGVRASVDARARGTPQGGAPGSAPASAPTDAANPALPDDRISRRTEAPLPNVNESATPLSTTMPPDDVLSGAMASSAASPTAPGAIGSHRPQPYAPVLRPPSPLATAPERPTAPPHEPRPKVLWRVIDSRPPDGARPWLPAALPPRR; encoded by the coding sequence GTGCCGCGTGGCGCGCGCGGCAGCCTCATCCACCTGCCGGGGATCACCGGACGGCTCATGGAGGCGCTGGGCGCGGCACTCGCGCTGGAGGTCGACGAGCGGCGCTTCTTCCTGTTCCTGCCGGTCATGTTCGCGGCCGGCATCGCGCTCTATTTCGGTGCGCCAAGCGAACCCTGGCCCTATGCGGGCCTGATCCCCGCTGTCGCCCTCACCGTGCTCACCCTGCTGGCGCGCGAGCGCCCGCTGGCCTTCCATCTGCTGGCCCTGCTGGCGACCCTCGCCGCCGGCTTCGCCACCGCCAGCCTGCAGGTGCAGCGCATCGCCCATCCGGTGCTGCAACGCGCGGTCGACGGGGTGGAGATTGCCGGCTTCGTCGAGGCGGCGGAGCAGCGGGCGCGCGGCAGCCGCATCACCCTCGCGCTCACGCGGTTCGAGGGGCGGGGCGAGTATAACGGCGAGACCGCGCCGCGGCGGGTGCGGGTGACGCTGACGAGCCGTTCCCCGCCCGACGTCGGCGCCCATGTGGCGCTGCGGGCGAGCCTCGCCCCGCCGCCCGGTCCGGCCTATCCCGGCGGTTTCGATTTCGGCCGGCTGGCTTGGCTGGAGGGGATTGGCGCCACCGGTTTCGCGTTGGGCAAGGTGACGGTCGCTCCCACGACTGCCGAACCGCCGGCAGGGCTCGCCGTCAGCGCCTGGCTCGCGGCGACGCGCGCGACGATTGCCGAGCGTATCCGCGCGGCGCTGCTCCCGCCGGGCGCATCGGCGCCGATGCAGGGCGATGCGGCCATCGCCGTTGCGCTGGTGACGGGGCTGCGCGACGGGGTGCCGGAGAGTATCGAGGAGAGCATGCGGGTGGCTGGCCTCTCGCATGTTCTGTCCATCTCCGGCCTGCACATGGCGCTGGTGGCGACGGGCATGTTCTTTCTGGTGCGGGCGCTGCTCGCGCTCTCGCCGGCACTGGCGCTGCGCTACCCCATCAAGAACTGGGCGGCGGTGCCGGCCGCGCTGGCGGCGACCTTCTATCTCGTGCTGTCCGGCGGCGAAGTGGCGACGCAGCGCGCCTATCTGATGACGCTGATCGTGCTCGCCGGCGTCGCTCTCGGCCGGCCCGCGCTGACGCTGCGCACCCTGGCGGTCGCCGCCCTGCTGGTTCTGGCGCTTACCCCTTGGGCGGTGCTCGATCCCGGCGCGCAGATGTCCTTTGCCGCGACGCTGGCGCTGGTCGCCGCCTATGCGCGATGGGGGCGGCAGGTGGCGGAACTGCCGGGCGCGCGGCTTGGCTGGCTGCACCGGCCGGCGGTCTATATCGCCGCTCTGGTGCTGACATCGCTGGCGGCGGGCCTCGCGACCGCGCCCTTCGCCGCCTATCACTTCCAGCGACTCGCGCCGCTGAGCCTCATCGCCAATCTCGCGGCGATGCCGATCGCCTCCTTCATCATCATGCCGGCGGGGTTGGCGGGGGCGCTGCTCATTCCGTTCGGCTGGGACGCGCCGGCCTGGCATGTGATGGGCTGGGGCATCGGGCGGATGGTCGATATCTCCCGCGCCGTCGCCGCCGTGCCCGGTGCTGATCGCGGCCTGCCGGCGCTGCCGCTGGCGAGCCTCGTGCTGTTCGCGCTAGCGCTTACCGCCTTCTGCCTGCTGCGCAGTCGGCTGATGCTCGTCGCACCCGTGCTGGCGCTGGCCGGGCTCGCGCTGGCGCCGCTGCGCGACCGGCCGGACATACTGGTCGACCGCGAGGGGCGGACGGTGGCGGTGCGCCAGAGCGACGGGCGACTGGCGCTGATGGGCGACCGTGATCGCGGCCTTACCGGCCGCTTCGTCGTCGAGCAATGGCTCAGTGCCGAGGGCGAACGCGCGCGCCTCGAGGATCCGAGCCTGACGCAGGCGGCGCGCTGCGATCCGCTGGGCTGTACGCTGCGCCTGGCGGGCGGCGAGATCGTCGCCTTGTCGCGCCACCGCGCCTCATTGGAGGAGGACTGCCGGCGCGTGGGGCTGCTGATCACCACCGAGGCGCCGCCCCATGACTGCGCGGCGCAGGTGCTGCGCATCGATCCACGACGGCAGACCTCGGCGCTGGCGCTGTACCGCGATGAGGTCGGGCCGGAACCCGCGGCAATGGCCGGGCTCACCGGCCTTGCTGATGCCGAAGATGGTATCACTGACGATGAAGATGGTGGCCCGCGCGGGGGGGGCGGCGCTCCCGTTGAGGGACCGGCGGAGACGACGGCTCACATTCTGGCGCGCAGCATGGTCGAGCAGACGCAGCATCCTTCGCCGCAGAGCGCAGCGGAGAGCGGAGTGCGTGCCTCTGTCGACGCTCGCGCCAGAGGCACTCCTCAAGGGGGCGCCCCCGGCAGCGCGCCGGCGAGTGCCCCCACCGATGCGGCCAACCCTGCGCTGCCTGATGATCGCATATCCCGTCGCACGGAGGCGCCACTCCCGAACGTGAACGAGAGCGCCACGCCACTCTCCACCACTATGCCGCCTGACGACGTACTATCTGGAGCGATGGCGTCTTCAGCCGCGTCGCCGACCGCACCCGGCGCGATCGGTTCGCATCGGCCCCAGCCGTACGCGCCCGTTCTCCGGCCACCGTCACCTCTGGCGACGGCACCTGAACGGCCTACCGCACCACCACACGAACCGAGACCAAAGGTCCTCTGGCGGGTGATCGACTCCCGCCCACCGGATGGCGCCCGGCCGTGGCTGCCAGCGGCACTGCCTCCACGCCGGTGA
- the lexA gene encoding transcriptional repressor LexA — MLTRKQHELLLFIDERLKRDGVPPSFEEMKEALDLRSKSGIHRLITALEERGFIRRLPNRARALEVLRLPEDAQSRPARAAFAPNVIEGSLGRVKLPSAAVEEDSRRPVAIPIVGRIAAGSPISAIQSPDSTINMPPEMLSGGEHFALEVRGDSMIEAGIFDGDLALIRKSDTASTGDIVVALIDDEDATLKRLRRKGASIALEAANPAYETRIFGPDRVQIQGRLVALFRRY; from the coding sequence ATGCTCACCCGCAAACAGCACGAGCTGCTGCTCTTCATCGACGAACGCCTGAAAAGGGACGGCGTGCCCCCCTCCTTCGAGGAAATGAAGGAGGCGCTGGACCTGCGGTCGAAATCGGGCATTCACCGCCTGATCACGGCGCTGGAAGAGCGCGGCTTCATCCGCCGCCTGCCCAACCGGGCACGCGCGCTCGAAGTACTCCGCCTGCCGGAAGACGCGCAGTCCCGCCCCGCGCGCGCCGCCTTTGCGCCGAATGTCATCGAGGGCAGCCTTGGGCGGGTGAAGCTTCCCTCTGCCGCTGTGGAGGAGGATTCCCGGCGCCCGGTGGCCATCCCCATTGTCGGCCGCATCGCCGCCGGCTCACCCATCTCCGCCATCCAGTCGCCCGACAGCACGATCAACATGCCGCCGGAAATGCTCTCGGGCGGCGAGCATTTCGCCCTTGAGGTGCGCGGTGATTCGATGATCGAGGCCGGCATCTTCGACGGTGATCTCGCGCTGATCCGCAAATCCGATACCGCCAGCACCGGCGATATCGTGGTGGCGCTGATCGATGATGAGGACGCCACGCTGAAACGCCTGCGCCGTAAAGGCGCCTCCATCGCGCTGGAGGCCGCCAATCCGGCTTATGAGACCCGCATCTTCGGCCCCGACCGGGTGCAGATCCAGGGCCGTCTCGTCGCGCTGTTCCGGCGCTACTGA
- the glp gene encoding gephyrin-like molybdotransferase Glp, whose protein sequence is MALMPVEEALARLLASVTPLPTERVPLMEAAGRVLAEPLVAHRTTPGADVSAMDGYAVRAQDAAELPATLTLIGESAAGRPFPDEILPGTTVRIFTGAVMPAGADAVVIQEDTLREGDLVAIREVATPGRHIRRAGGDFAHDEPLLAPGHRLRARDLALAASADVAELSVYRRPRVGLLSTGDELVRPGAGAGAHQVILSNIYSVGALARAAGAEVTDFGILPDDMAATQAGVSSALAAGFDVLVTTGGASVGDHDLVAPALTAQGVALDVHKVALRPGKPLMFGTYAHAASISHVLGLPGNPVSAHVCALLYLVPLLKALQGIDVPPRVPLKPARLATDIKANEMRMDFQRAQIVGQECGLPLVRPLPVQDSSMLSVLARADVLLVRQPHAPAAKAGEPCEILPLED, encoded by the coding sequence ATGGCGCTGATGCCGGTTGAAGAGGCGCTGGCCCGTCTGCTCGCCTCCGTCACTCCCTTGCCGACCGAGCGCGTGCCGCTCATGGAGGCCGCCGGCCGGGTGCTGGCCGAACCGCTCGTCGCCCATCGCACCACGCCCGGCGCCGATGTCTCGGCCATGGACGGCTATGCCGTGCGGGCGCAGGACGCGGCCGAACTGCCGGCCACCCTCACTTTGATCGGCGAATCGGCGGCCGGACGTCCCTTCCCGGACGAGATACTGCCCGGCACCACCGTGCGCATCTTCACCGGCGCGGTGATGCCCGCCGGCGCCGACGCCGTGGTGATCCAGGAGGACACGCTACGCGAGGGCGACCTTGTCGCCATCCGTGAGGTGGCGACGCCCGGCCGGCACATACGCCGCGCCGGCGGCGACTTCGCCCATGACGAGCCGCTGCTCGCCCCCGGCCACCGGCTGCGGGCCCGCGATCTCGCGCTCGCCGCCTCGGCCGATGTGGCGGAGCTCAGCGTGTACCGACGCCCGCGCGTGGGCCTTCTCTCCACGGGTGACGAGTTGGTGCGCCCCGGTGCGGGCGCGGGCGCGCATCAGGTGATCCTCTCCAACATCTATTCGGTCGGCGCGCTCGCCCGCGCGGCGGGTGCCGAAGTGACCGATTTCGGCATCCTGCCCGATGACATGGCGGCAACGCAGGCGGGCGTGAGTTCGGCGCTGGCCGCCGGCTTCGACGTGCTGGTGACCACGGGCGGCGCCTCAGTGGGCGACCACGATCTCGTCGCCCCGGCGCTGACCGCGCAGGGCGTGGCGCTCGATGTTCACAAGGTCGCGCTGCGGCCGGGCAAGCCGCTGATGTTCGGCACTTACGCGCATGCGGCATCCATCAGCCATGTGCTCGGCCTGCCCGGCAACCCGGTCTCGGCCCATGTCTGCGCCCTGCTCTATCTCGTGCCGCTGCTCAAAGCCCTGCAGGGAATTGACGTGCCGCCCCGCGTGCCGCTGAAGCCGGCGCGCCTCGCCACTGACATCAAGGCCAACGAGATGCGCATGGATTTCCAGCGGGCGCAGATCGTCGGCCAGGAGTGCGGCCTGCCGCTGGTGCGACCGCTTCCCGTACAGGACAGCTCGATGCTCTCCGTGCTCGCCCGCGCCGACGTGCTGCTGGTGCGCCAGCCGCACGCGCCGGCGGCGAAGGCGGGCGAGCCCTGCGAGATTCTGCCGCTCGAGGATTGA
- the gltX gene encoding glutamate--tRNA ligase has protein sequence MSETVVTRFAPSPTGFLHIGGARTALFNWLYARAKGGTMLLRIEDTDRQRSTPEAIDAIIDGLKWLGIDWSGDVIYQFARAERHREAVEQMIAAGRAYPCFATAQELEEMRESARKEGRPPRYDGRWRDRPAADYPTDRKPVYRLKAPTEGETVIDDLVQGRVVIPNKDLDDLVLLRSDGTPTYMLSVVVDDHDMNVTHIIRGDDHLTNAARQTQIYLALGWDVPKMAHIPLIHGPDGAKLSKRHGALGVDAYRAMGYLPAALRNYLVRLGWSHGDQEIFSTEEMSQLFDLDRVGRSAARFDFAKLENINGLYMRATPDAELLAALDEVLPHLPNGAEIAAALTPERRAQLLAAMPGLKERAKTLVELIDSASYIWKSRPFPLEEKAQALLTPEARDLLAATGAALAGVTDWTAASTEAAVRQVAEAKAVKLGALAQPLRAAMTGRTTSPGIFDVLAVLGKDETLARIGDQASAASVA, from the coding sequence ATGTCCGAGACCGTCGTTACCCGCTTCGCCCCCTCGCCCACCGGTTTCCTGCACATTGGCGGCGCGCGCACCGCGCTGTTCAACTGGCTCTATGCCCGGGCGAAGGGCGGCACGATGCTGCTGCGCATCGAGGACACCGACCGCCAGCGCTCCACACCGGAAGCCATCGACGCCATCATCGACGGGCTGAAATGGCTCGGCATCGACTGGTCCGGCGATGTGATCTACCAGTTTGCTCGCGCCGAACGGCACCGCGAAGCGGTGGAGCAGATGATTGCCGCCGGGCGCGCCTATCCGTGCTTTGCGACCGCGCAGGAGCTGGAGGAGATGCGCGAGAGCGCCCGCAAGGAAGGCCGCCCGCCGCGCTATGACGGGCGCTGGCGCGACCGCCCGGCCGCCGACTACCCGACCGACCGCAAGCCGGTGTACCGCCTGAAGGCGCCGACCGAGGGCGAGACGGTGATCGACGATCTCGTGCAGGGCCGTGTCGTCATTCCCAACAAGGATCTCGACGACCTCGTGCTGCTGCGCTCGGACGGCACGCCGACCTACATGCTCTCGGTCGTGGTCGACGATCACGACATGAACGTCACCCACATCATCCGCGGCGACGACCATCTGACCAATGCGGCGCGGCAGACGCAGATCTATCTGGCGCTCGGCTGGGATGTGCCGAAGATGGCGCATATCCCGCTGATCCACGGGCCGGACGGCGCGAAGCTCTCCAAGCGCCATGGCGCGCTCGGCGTCGATGCCTACCGCGCCATGGGCTATCTGCCCGCCGCCCTGCGCAACTATCTGGTGCGCCTCGGCTGGAGCCATGGCGACCAGGAAATCTTCTCGACCGAGGAAATGAGCCAGCTTTTCGATCTTGACCGCGTGGGCCGCTCGGCGGCGCGGTTCGACTTCGCCAAGCTGGAGAACATCAACGGCCTCTACATGCGGGCGACGCCCGATGCGGAGCTGCTGGCGGCGCTGGACGAGGTGCTGCCGCATTTGCCGAACGGCGCGGAGATCGCCGCCGCCCTCACACCCGAGCGCCGGGCGCAGCTTCTCGCCGCCATGCCCGGCCTGAAGGAGCGCGCCAAGACGCTGGTCGAGCTGATCGACAGCGCCAGCTACATCTGGAAGTCCCGCCCCTTCCCGCTGGAAGAGAAGGCTCAGGCGCTGCTCACCCCCGAGGCGCGCGACCTGCTCGCCGCAACCGGCGCGGCGCTCGCCGGCGTCACCGACTGGACCGCCGCCAGCACCGAGGCCGCCGTGCGACAGGTGGCGGAGGCGAAGGCGGTGAAGCTCGGCGCGCTGGCCCAGCCGCTGCGTGCGGCGATGACCGGCCGCACCACCTCGCCCGGCATTTTCGACGTGCTGGCGGTTCTCGGCAAGGACGAGACGCTGGCGCGCATCGGCGATCAGGCGAGCGCCGCGTCGGTCGCCTGA
- the atzF gene encoding allophanate hydrolase, with the protein MIGTIADIVAAHRAGRARPAETVARARALIVAHGDPAVFTALVDDAGITTQLARLEGADPAQMPLYGVPFAVKDNIDVAGLPTTCACPDYAYPATRDAAAVARLRRAGAIILGKTNLDQFATGLNGTRSPYGTPRNPVRDDLVPGGSSSGSAVAVAAGLVAFALGTDTAGSGRVPAGLNNIVGLKPSLGLVSTRGVVPACRSLDCVSVFALTVEDALLATSVMAGPDEDDPYSRVLPLGGLAGFPAGPTLAVPRAQDLVTFGDRASEAGFRRAAERMARLGARLVEIDLTPFFETARLLYEGPWVAERYAAVGAFLESRPASVHPVVAGIIEQGRHFSAVEAFRGQYRLAELKAQVRAALAGIDALMVPTMPTVFTVAQMQAEPVRCNSQLGVYTNFVNLLDMCGLAVPAEIRADGAPAGITLLAPAGQDAHLAALGAAFHRDTGLTLGATGAAHPAASTAMPAPAPGYVAVALFGAHLSGLPLNGELVETGGLFIREARTSPDYRLFLLPEGRVRRPGLLRGGAGSGGRIACEVWALPEAAFGRLVAGIPAPLGIATVTLEDGTSVKGFAMEAAAAPAARDITSFGGWRAFLADEAARRGLLAPAG; encoded by the coding sequence GTGATCGGAACCATAGCTGACATTGTCGCCGCCCACCGCGCGGGGCGGGCCCGGCCGGCGGAAACGGTGGCGCGGGCGCGGGCACTTATCGTGGCGCATGGCGATCCGGCGGTGTTCACGGCGCTGGTCGACGATGCCGGCATCACGACCCAGCTCGCGCGGCTGGAGGGCGCCGACCCCGCCCAGATGCCGCTCTACGGCGTGCCCTTCGCGGTGAAGGACAACATCGACGTCGCCGGCCTGCCGACCACCTGTGCCTGCCCGGACTATGCCTATCCAGCCACGCGCGACGCGGCGGCGGTGGCGCGGCTGCGCCGGGCGGGGGCGATCATCCTCGGCAAGACCAATCTCGACCAGTTCGCCACCGGGCTCAACGGCACGCGCTCACCCTATGGCACGCCGCGAAATCCCGTGCGCGATGATCTGGTGCCGGGCGGGTCGAGCTCCGGCTCGGCGGTTGCGGTCGCGGCGGGGCTCGTGGCCTTTGCGCTGGGGACGGACACGGCGGGGTCCGGCCGCGTGCCAGCGGGGCTGAACAATATTGTCGGTCTGAAGCCCAGTCTCGGCCTTGTCTCGACGCGCGGCGTCGTGCCCGCTTGCCGCTCGCTGGACTGCGTGTCGGTCTTCGCGCTCACGGTGGAAGACGCGCTGCTGGCGACATCGGTGATGGCCGGGCCGGACGAGGATGATCCTTATTCGCGCGTCTTGCCGCTGGGGGGGCTCGCCGGTTTTCCGGCCGGGCCGACGCTCGCCGTGCCGCGCGCGCAGGATCTCGTGACCTTCGGTGACCGCGCCTCGGAGGCGGGGTTCCGCCGCGCCGCCGAGCGCATGGCGCGGCTGGGGGCGCGGCTGGTCGAGATCGACCTCACACCGTTCTTCGAGACGGCGCGGCTGCTTTATGAGGGGCCGTGGGTGGCGGAGCGCTACGCGGCGGTCGGCGCCTTTCTCGAATCGCGGCCGGCCTCGGTGCATCCGGTGGTCGCCGGCATCATCGAGCAGGGCCGCCATTTCAGCGCCGTCGAGGCATTTCGTGGGCAGTACCGGCTGGCGGAGCTTAAGGCGCAGGTGCGGGCGGCGCTTGCCGGCATCGACGCCCTGATGGTGCCGACCATGCCGACGGTCTTCACCGTCGCGCAGATGCAGGCCGAGCCGGTGCGCTGCAACAGCCAGCTCGGCGTCTACACCAATTTCGTCAACCTGCTCGATATGTGCGGCCTCGCCGTGCCGGCGGAGATTCGCGCGGATGGCGCGCCGGCGGGCATCACCCTGCTGGCGCCGGCGGGGCAGGACGCCCATCTCGCCGCGCTCGGCGCTGCCTTCCATCGCGACACCGGGCTGACGCTCGGCGCGACCGGAGCCGCTCATCCTGCCGCCTCCACCGCCATGCCCGCCCCGGCGCCCGGCTATGTGGCGGTCGCCCTGTTCGGGGCGCATCTGTCCGGCCTGCCGCTCAATGGCGAGCTGGTCGAGACCGGCGGGTTGTTCATCCGCGAGGCGCGCACAAGCCCGGATTATCGTCTCTTCCTTCTGCCGGAGGGCCGGGTGCGCCGGCCCGGCCTGCTGCGCGGGGGCGCGGGTTCCGGCGGGCGCATTGCCTGTGAGGTCTGGGCGCTGCCGGAAGCCGCCTTTGGGCGGCTGGTGGCGGGCATCCCTGCGCCGCTTGGCATCGCCACGGTAACGCTGGAGGACGGCACGTCGGTGAAGGGCTTCGCCATGGAGGCCGCTGCTGCACCAGCGGCGCGCGACATCACCAGCTTCGGCGGCTGGCGCGCCTTTTTGGCGGATGAGGCGGCGCGGCGCGGGCTTCTGGCGCCGGCGGGCTGA
- the moaC gene encoding cyclic pyranopterin monophosphate synthase MoaC gives MSERPTLTHLDASGAANMVDVADKAITDRVAVAAGEVRMEAATLDLIVSGNAKKGDVIGTARLAGIMAAKRTHELIPLCHALLLSKVAVEIEPDAALPGLRVRATVRTSGQTGVEMEALTAVSVACLTVYDMAKAVDRGMRIEAVRLLEKSGGRSGHWQAD, from the coding sequence ATGAGCGAGCGCCCCACCCTCACCCATCTCGACGCCTCGGGCGCCGCCAATATGGTCGACGTCGCCGACAAGGCGATCACCGACCGGGTGGCGGTGGCGGCGGGCGAGGTGCGGATGGAGGCGGCGACGCTGGACCTCATCGTCTCCGGCAACGCCAAGAAGGGCGATGTCATCGGCACGGCACGCCTTGCCGGCATCATGGCGGCCAAGCGCACCCATGAGCTGATTCCGCTCTGTCACGCGCTGCTGCTGTCGAAAGTCGCGGTCGAGATCGAACCGGATGCGGCGCTTCCGGGTTTGCGGGTGCGGGCCACGGTGCGCACCAGCGGGCAGACCGGCGTGGAGATGGAAGCGCTCACCGCCGTCTCCGTCGCCTGCCTCACCGTCTACGACATGGCCAAGGCGGTGGACCGGGGCATGCGCATCGAGGCGGTCCGGCTTCTGGAGAAATCCGGCGGCCGTTCCGGGCATTGGCAGGCCGACTGA
- the hpxZ gene encoding oxalurate catabolism protein HpxZ, translating to MDINLPDVKAEVEAAFGRYEQALVSNDVAGLDALFWADPTTIRYGNGENLYGIEAIRAFRKARSPHGLERTLEKTVITTYGRDMAVASTLFRRPVMPGRIGRQMQTWMRTPEGWKVVAAHVSIIADPDEG from the coding sequence ATGGACATCAATCTTCCCGACGTGAAGGCCGAGGTCGAAGCCGCCTTCGGCCGTTATGAGCAGGCGCTGGTGAGCAACGATGTTGCCGGGCTCGACGCGCTGTTCTGGGCCGATCCGACCACCATTCGCTACGGCAATGGCGAGAATCTCTACGGCATCGAGGCCATCCGGGCGTTCCGCAAGGCGCGTTCGCCGCATGGGCTTGAACGGACGCTGGAGAAGACGGTCATCACCACCTATGGCCGCGACATGGCGGTGGCGTCCACCCTGTTCCGCCGTCCTGTCATGCCCGGGCGTATCGGCCGGCAGATGCAGACCTGGATGCGCACGCCCGAGGGCTGGAAGGTCGTCGCGGCGCATGTGAGCATCATCGCCGATCCCGACGAAGGATGA
- a CDS encoding GntR family transcriptional regulator — MSLAVMPPVAGPLSEARKRVTRAEELRLQLADEITRGRLPPGTALDETVLAARFGVSRTPVREALRELAASGLVDARPHRGAVVARPSLERLQDMFDVMAELEALCAGLAALAMTPAERRQLDQLHQSMGDMMRAGDFPAYREANEQFHAALYAGSHNDYLVEITVGTRRRLSPFRRAQFHALGRLALSHREHERVVTAVLRGERDAAAAAMRSHITIVHDAYEQYAQTV, encoded by the coding sequence ATGTCCCTTGCCGTGATGCCGCCGGTCGCCGGCCCCCTTTCCGAGGCCCGCAAGCGGGTTACCCGCGCCGAGGAATTGCGGCTCCAGCTCGCCGACGAGATCACCCGCGGCCGCTTACCCCCCGGCACGGCGCTGGACGAGACGGTGCTGGCCGCGCGATTCGGTGTGTCCCGTACCCCGGTGCGCGAGGCGCTGCGCGAGCTCGCCGCCTCGGGCTTGGTCGATGCCCGTCCGCATCGCGGCGCCGTGGTCGCGCGTCCCAGCCTTGAGCGGCTGCAGGATATGTTCGACGTGATGGCGGAACTGGAGGCGCTCTGCGCCGGCCTCGCGGCGCTGGCCATGACCCCGGCGGAGCGCCGGCAGCTCGACCAGCTTCACCAGAGCATGGGCGACATGATGCGAGCCGGCGACTTCCCCGCCTATCGCGAGGCCAATGAGCAGTTCCATGCCGCGCTCTATGCCGGCAGCCATAACGACTATCTGGTGGAGATCACCGTCGGCACGCGCCGGCGCCTCTCGCCCTTTCGGCGCGCCCAGTTCCACGCGCTCGGCCGTCTTGCCCTGTCCCATCGCGAGCATGAACGGGTGGTCACCGCCGTGCTGCGTGGCGAGCGGGACGCCGCCGCTGCTGCCATGCGCTCGCACATCACCATCGTCCACGACGCCTACGAGCAATACGCTCAGACCGTTTGA